CTGCCGGCGTATCGATCGGGGCCGGCACCGCGGGCGCGGCGCCGAAAGTCGGCTCGACGCGCGTGTCGCGGATGCCCGGCGCGGCGGCGGCCGGCGGCACCACGGGCTCGACCGCAGCCGCCTCGCGGCGCGCGGGCTGCCGCACCGGCTCGATGAACGGCGCGTCGTCGTCGCGCTCCTGGCGCGCCAGCGTGTCGGCCGCGTCGGCCGGCATCGGCCGCGGCATCCGGCGGCGCACCTTCGCGGCCTGCCACATGTTGTAAATCCAGATGCCGCCGATCACGACCACGCCCGTACCGACCAACCCGAGTGTCAACTCGTCCATGCATGCTCCATCAGGAATGCTGCTTCGAGCGCGCCGCGCCTGGGCGGCCCGCGCCCATCAATTCAAATTCTGTGCAAAACCGGCGGCCGTTTCCATGTCGACCGCCACGATCCGCGACACGCCCTGCTCCTGCATCGTCACGCCGATCAGCTGCTGCGCCATCTCCATCGCGATCTTGTTGTGCGAGATGAACAGGAACTGCGTCTTGTCGGACATCGCGCGCACCAGGTTCGCGAAGCGCTCGGTGTTCGCGTCGTCGAGCGGCGCGTCCACTTCGTCGAGCAGACAGAACGGCGCCGGATTGAGCTGGAACATCGCGAACACGAGCGCGGTGGCGGTCAGCGCCTTCTCGCCGCCCGACAGCAGGTGGATCGTCGCGTTCTTCTTGCCGGGCGGCTGCGCCATCACCTGCACGCCGGCGTCGAGGATCTCGTCGCCGGTCATGATCAGCCTGGCCTGGCCGCCGCCGAACAGCTTCGGGAACAGGTCGCTGAAGTGGTGATTGACCTCGTCGAAGGTGCCCTGCAGCAGCGTGCGCGTTTCCTGGTCGATCTTGTGGATCGCGTCTTCGAGCGTGGTGATCGCGCTCAGCAGGTCCGCCGACTGCGCGTCGAGGAACACCTTGCGCTCGCTGGCGGCGGCCAGCTCGTCGAGCGCGGCCATGTTGACCGGGCCGAGCGCCGTGATCGCGTTGTTCAGGCGCGTGACCTCGCCCTGCAGGTAGGACGGCTTCAGGTCCGGCGTCAGCTTCGGCAGCAGCGCCGCCTCGTCCACGCCGGCTGCGGCAAGCTGCTCGCCGAACTGCTCGGCCGACAGGCGCGCGGCCTGCTCCTTCAGTTGCAGCTCGGTGATGCGGTCGCGCAGCGGCTGCAGCGAGCGCTCGGCCACGAGGCGCTGCTCGTCGGCCGCGCGCAGCTTCGCGGTCAGGTCGTCGAGCTCGAGGCGCGCGGCACCCAGCGCCGCCTCCTTCGCCGCGCGGATTTCCAGTGCGTCCTGCAGGCCGGTGTGCGCGGTCTGCTCGTTGATGGTTTCGAGCTCGGCGCGCGCGTCCTCGAGCGAGGCGGCGACGCGCTCGATCTGATCGTGCGCGATCTGGATCGTGCGCTTCAATTCGTCGATGCGGGTCGCCGAGTTGCGGGCCGCGAACCGCGCGTCGTTGGCGGCGCGCTCGAGATCGCGCGCGTGCTGGCGCGCGGTGCTCAGCTGCTCGTCGAGTGCCTCGAACGCGAGCTGGTTGTCCTCGAACTTCGCCTGCAGCTCGGCGAGCTCGCCGTCGTGCCGCTCGAAGTTCGCCTCGGACTCGGCGCGCAGCGCGCGCTGCTCGTCGATCTGCGCGCCGATCTCCTCGAGTTCCTCGCGGATCTGCGTGCTGCGCTGCGTGTAGCGCTCATGGGCCTGGGCCAGCTTCAGCACGTCCATCTGCAGCGCGTGGACGCGCTGCGTCGCGCGATCGGCCGCGCCGCGCAGCTCGCCGAGCGCGGTGGCCGCCTGCGTGTGGGCCGCCTCGGCACGCACCGCGGCCGTCTTCGCCTCGTCGGCCAGCAGCGCCTGCGCGCGCACCTGGCGGCCGAGGTTCTCGATTTCCTGCTGGCGCGCGAGCATGCCGGCCTGCTCGGAATCGGCCGCGTAGAGCTGCACGCCCGAGCGCGTGACCACGTGGCCGGCCTTCACCACGTAGGCGCCCCCGGCCGGCAGCTGCGCGCGCGCGGCCAGCGCCTGGCCGAGATCGTCGGCGATGAACACCGAGCCGAGCCAGTCGTTGAGCACGGCGCGCAGGCCGGCGTCGTCGATCCGCACCAGCGACAGCAGCGGCCGCAGGCCGGCCGGCGCCGCGAGCGGCTCGCCCGCCGGCGGCGGCGAGAAGAACGCGAGCTTGGCGGGCGGCGCGTCGGTGGCGAACGCCTTGACCCAGTCCAGGTTCGAGACTTCGAGCGCGGCGAGCCGCTCGCGCAGCACCGCCTCGAGCGCGGTTTCCCAGCCGGCCTCGACATGCAGCTTCTTCCAGAGCCGCGGCAGCGCGCCGAGCTCGTGCCTGTCGAGCCAGGGCTGGACCTTGCCTTCGGTCTGGACGTTGTCCTGCAGCTGCCGCAGCGCGGCGAGGCGCGCTTCCAACTGATGGATCTGCGCGCTTTCGGCCTGCACGCGCTCCTGCGCGGCACGGCGCTCGGCGTCGAGGCGCGGCAGCGCTTCCTGCGCGTCGGCGAGGCGCGCCTGCGCGTCGTGCAGGACTTCCTCCTGCTCGGCGAGCTGCATGCGCAGTTCCTCGAGCTGCGCCTCGTCGGGCGCGTCGAGCCCGCCCGCCTCCGACTTCAGCCGCTCGTGGCGCTGCTGCAGTTGCATCAATTGCTGGTCGGCGTTGCGCTGGTGCGCGGCTTCGAGCTTCAGCGCCTGTTCGGTCTGCGAGATCCGCCCGCGCTCGTCGTTGAGCTGCGCCTGCGCATCGCGCCAGCGCGCTTCGAGCGCCGGCAGCGCGTCATGCTTGGCAGCCGCGTCGTCCTCGGCCATCGCGGCCTTCTCGTCGGCGATCGCGCGCGCTTCCTCGGCCTCTTCCAGATCGTCCTGCGCCTTCTGCGTCTGCGCCTGCCACTGCTCGCGCTGCGCCGTGAGCGCGGCGATCTGTGCCTGCACGCGGTTGCGCGACTCGACGATGAACCTGATCTCGGCCTCGAGCCGGCTGACCTCGGCGTTGGCCTCGTAGAGCGAGCCCTGCGCGCCCTGCATCGCGTCGCTGGCGGCATAGTTCGCCACCCGCAGCGTTTCGAGCTGGGCCTCGACCTCGCGCAGCTTCGCGGTCTGCGCCTCCAGGTCGATCTGGGCCTGTTCGATGGCGCGCTGCTGCTTCTGCTGCTCGCCCTGCGCCTCGTTCTTGCGCAGCAGCCACAGCAGGCGCTGCTTCTCCTCGCCGTCGGCGAGCAGTTCCTTGTACCTGGTGGCCACCACGGCCTGCGCTTCCAGTTTTTCGAGGTTCGCGCCGAGTTCGCGCACGATGTCCTCCACGCGCGTCAGGTTCTCGCGCGTGTCGTGCAGGCGGTTCTCGGTCTCGCGGCGGCGCTCCTTGTACTTCGACACGCCCGCGGCTTCCTCCAGGAACACGCGCAGCTCCTCGGGCTTGGCCTCGATGATGCGCGCGATCATGCCTTGCCCGATGATCGCGTAGGCGCGCGGCCCGAGGCCCGTGCCGAGGAAGATGTCCTGGATGTCGCGGCGCCGCGCCGGCAGGTTGTTGATGTAGTAGCTGGAGGTGCCGTCGCGCGTCAGCACGCGCTTGACGGCGATCTCGCCGTACTGGCCCCACTGGCCGGCCGCGCGGCCGTCGGAGTTGTCGAAGATCAGCTCGACGCTGGCGCGGCTGCCGGGCTTGCGCGCCGTCGAGCCGTTGAAGATGACGTCTTGCATCGACTCGCCGCGCAGTTCCGAGGCGCGCGATTCGCCGAGCACCCAGCGCACGGCGTCGATGATGTTGGACTTGCCGCAGCCGTTCGGGCCGACCACGCCGACGAGCTGGCCCGGAACCTGAAAATGCGTGGGATCGACAAAGGATTTGAAGCCTGCGAGTTTGATCGAGCTCAGTCGCACGTCGGTATCGGTATTGAGTGTTGATTGAAACGGACGGCAACCGGCGGCACATCGCGCGCGCCGCCCGTTCCGAAGAAAATCGGACCACCAGGCCGCGCCGCGGTGCCGCGGGCCTCGTGAAGCGGGTCAATCATACCATCGCGCGCGCGCCGTCCCGGCCGTCCGCGTCACGGGCCGGGGCCTTGTGGACACGGCTCGACAGCAGGGTGGCGACCACGATGCAGGCGCCGCCCGCCCACTCGCGCGCGCCCGGCAGCTCGCCCGCGAACAGCCATGCCGACAGCGCGGTCACGACGATCTCGAACAGCATGATGATCGAGGCGCGGTTGGCCGGTACCCGGGCAAGCCCGTATTGAACCAGCACGTTGTTGAGCGCGGTGGCCACCCCGATCGCGGCGGCGATGCCGAGCGCCGCGCCGAGCGCGTGCGGCGCCGGCAGCGGCGGCAAGCCCTCGACGAACATCGCGGCGAAGCTGAACGCGGCGCCGCCCGCGAACAGCGTGGCGGTGCGCATCTCGGGCCGCAACTCGGGCAGGTCGCGCGAGATGCGCACCGACAGCACGTTGCCCATCGCGAAACTGAGGCCGGCGGCAAGCCCGGCCCATTCGGCCGGGCTCGACGGCAGCGGCAGGCCGAGCCCCGGCGACCAGAGCATCAGCATCGCGCCCGAGATCGACAGCGCCGCGAGCGCGGCGGTGGCCCAGGTGAGCCGGTCGCGCAGCAGGAAATGCGCGTAGATCGCGGTCCAGGCCGGGGTCAGATAGAACAGCAGCATCACGCGCAGCACCTGGCCGTGGATCGTGCCCCAGACGAAGCCGAGATTGGTGATGCCGGAGGCCACGCCGAGCGCGAGCAGCAGCCAGTGCCAGCGCAGCGTGCGCAGCGAGCGGCGGCGCCAGACCACCACGAACAGGCACGAGCAGAGGCAGGTCAGCGCGCCGGCCGCGGTGCCCGTGAGCCCCTGCCCGGCCAGCAGCCGCAGCGGGTACCAGACGACGCCCCACACCGAGGCGCCAACCAGGATCGCGAGGGTCGGCAGCGCCGACCGTTGATTGCCCGTCATTTCCACTGTTCCGACATGTCCGACCTTCCACGTTGCAGTGCGCCCGCCAGCTCCTCGCCGCGATGTCGGCACGCTATAATCGCCCGGTTACCGGCCCGGCGTGCCGGGCGCATCGAGATACCGGCCGCCGAAGCCCGGCGCGCCGCGCCGACGGGCCGGGCCCGGCGGCCCGTTCGGCCCGGCCGCGATTCGATCCGTCCCCGACGGCCTTCCACCGCCCCGACCCCAAGCCCGTGAATCCACGACTCGATACGCTCCAGCCCTATCCGTTCGAAAAGCTCCGCGCGCTGTTCAAGGACGTCACGCCGTCCGCCGCGTTCCCCGCGATCAGTTTCGGCATCGGCGAGCCCAAGCACCCGACGCCGGCCCTGATCCGCGAGGCCGTGATCGGCGCGCTCGACGGGCTCGCGTCGTATCCGGCCACGGCCGGCTCGGAGCCGCTGCGCGCCGCGATCGCGCGCTGGGTCGAGCGCCGCTACGGACTGCCGGCGGTCGACGCGGCGAACGAAGTGCTGCCGGTATCGGGCTCGCGCGAGGCGCTGTTCTCGCTGGCCCAGGCCGTGATCGACGCGACGCCGCGCGCGGACGGCAAGTCCGCGATCGTACTCTGTCCCAATCCGTTCTATCAAATCTACGAGGGCGCGGCGCTGCTGGCCGGCGCCGAGCCGTGGTTCGTCAACAGCGACCCGGCACGCAATTTCGCACCCGATTTCTCGACGGTCCCCGACGACATCTGGGCACGCACCCAGCTGCTGTTCGTCTGCTCGCCGGGGAATCCGACGGGCGCCGTGCTCACGCTCGACGACTGGCGCGAGCTGTTCGCGCTGTCGGACCGCCACGGCTTCGTGATCGCCTCCGACGAGTGCTATTCGGAAATCTATTTCGACGAGGCGGCCCCGCCGCTCGGCGGCCTCGACGCGGCGCGCCGGCTCGGCCGCGGCTTCGAGCGGCTGGTGATGCTGTCGAGCCTGTCCAAGCGCTCGAACGTGCCGGGCATGCGCTCGGGCTTCGTGGCCGGCGACGCGGCAATCCTCAAGCGCTTCCTGCTCTACCGCACCTACCACGGCGCGGCGCTTTCGCCGGTCTGGCAGCGCGCGAGCGTGGTGGCCTGGGAGGACGAAGCCCACGTACAGGAAAACCGCGCGCTGTACGCGCGGAAATTCAATACCGTCACGCCGATGCTGGCCGAGGTGCTCGACGTCGCGCTGCCCGACGCCGCGTTCTATCTGTGGGCCAACGTGGCGCGCACCGGCCTGAGCGACACCGAGTTCGCCCGGCGTCTCTACGCCGACTATAATGTGACGGTTCTGCCCGGCTCGTTCCTCGCGCGCGACGCGCACGGCACCAATCCGGGCCGCGATTTCGTGCGCATCGCGCTGGTCGCCGGCACCGCCGAATGCGTCGAGGGCGCGCGGCGCATCGTCGATTTCTGCCGCGGCCTCGCCCGCTGAATCCGTCCGTTTCCCTCTCCTCCCAACTTCCAGCGAAGCAATCAACCATGTCGCAACAACTTCAGCAAATCATCGATAACGCGTGGGAAAACCGCGCCGACCTGTCGCCGAAGGCGGCCCCCGCCGAAGTCCGCGAAGCCGTCGCCCACGCGATCGAGCAGCTCGATCGCGGCGCGCTGCGCGTGGCCGAGAAGCAAGGCGGCGACTGGATCGTCCATCAATGGCTGAAGAAGGCCGTGCTGCTGTCGTTCCGACTGGAAGACAACGCGCCGATGCCGGCCGGCGGCTATTCGCAGTTCTACGACAAGGTGCCCTCGAAGTTCGCCGGCTACACGGCCGAGGACTTCGCCGCGGGCGGCTTCCGGGTGGTGCCGCCGGCGGTGGCGCGGCGCGGCTCGTTCATCGCGAAGAACGTGGTGCTGATGCCGTCGTACACCAACATCGGCGCCTACGTCGACGAAGGCACGATGGTCGACACCTGGGCCACCGTCGGCTCGTGCGCGCAGATCGGCAAGAACGTCCACCTGTCGGGCGGCGTCGGCATCGGCGGCGTGCTGGAACCGCTGCAGGCGAACCCCGTCATCATCGAGGACAACTGCTTCATCGGCGCGCGCTCGGAAGTCGTGGAAGGCGTGATCGTCGAGGAAAACTCGGTGATCTCGATGGGCGTCTACCTCGGCCAGAGCACCAAGATCTACGACCGCGAGACGGGCGAGATCAGCTACGGCCGGATTCCCGCCGGCTCGGTGGTGGTGGCGGGCAACCTGCCGTCGAAGGACGGCTCGCACAGCCTGTACTGCGCCGTGATCGTCAAGAAGGTCGACGCCAAGACGCGCGCCAAGGTCGGCCTGAACGAACTGCTGCGGGGCGACTGATGACGACCGTCGTCTATGGCATCCCGAACTGCGACACGGTGAAGAAGGCCCGCACCTGGCTCGACGATCACGACGTCGCGTTCGACTTCCATGACTTCAGGAAGGACGGGCTCACCGAGGCCGTCGTGAAGGGCTGGCTGAAGGACGTGCCGCTGGAAGTGCTCGTCAACCGTCGCGGCACCACCTGGCGTGGGCTGCCGGACGACGTCAAGGCCGCCGCCGACAGCGAGGCCGGCGCGATCGCGCTGATGCTCGACAAGCCGTCGGTGATCAAGCGCCCGGTGATCGTCGTCGACGGCCGCGTGAAGACGGTCGGCTTCGTGGCCGACCAGTACGCGGCGCTGTTCGCCGCGTAACGCGCGCGTCGCGGCCATCCGCATCAGACCCGGCCGGGGCATGCGCCGCGGCGTTTCACGACGCCGCGGTCCGTCGGCTCCGCCCCGCCGCCGGCGCGCCGCCCGCGCGCCAACCCGACCTGCCGGCCGTCGCGCCGGCATTTTTCATCGAAAGTGGTCCGAACCATGTCCGCCACCCTTGCCCTTACCGAACAGCTGATCGCCCGTCCGTCCGTGACGCCCGACGACCAGCACTGCCAGCAGATCATGATCGAGCGCCTCGCCGCGATCGGCTTCGACTGCGAGACCCTCGCGTCGAACGGCGTGACGAACCTGTGGGCCGTCAAGCGCGGCACCGACGCGCGCGACGGCAAGCTGCTCGCGTTCGCGGGCCACACCGACGTGGTGCCGACCGGCCCGCTCGAACAGTGGACCTCGCCGCCCTTCATCCCCGCGCATCGCGACGGCAAGCTCTACGGCCGCGGCGCGGCCGACATGAAGACCTCGCTGGCCGGCTTCGTGGTGGCGAGCGAGGAATTCGTCGCCGCGCACCCGAACCACCGCGGCTCGATCGCGATGCTGATCACGAGCGACGAGGAAGGCCCCGCCACCGACGGCACCGTCAAGGTGATCGAGGCGCTGACCGCGCGCGGCGAGCGGCTCGACTACTGCATCGTCGGCGAGCCGACCTCGTCGGCCACGCTCGGCGACATGGTCAAGAACGGCCGGCGCGGCTCGATGTCGGGCGAGCTCGTCGTGAAGGGCGTGCAGGGTCACATCGCCTATCCGCACCTGGCGAAGAACCCGATCCACCTGCTCGCGCCGGCGCTGGCCGAGCTGGCCGCCGAACGCTGGGACGACGGCAACGAGTATTTCCCGCCCACCACCTGGCAGGTCTCGAACCTGCACGGCGGCACCGGTGCGACCAACGTGATCCCGGGCCACGTCACGCTGCTGTTCAACTTCCGCTTCTCGACCGCGAGCACGGTCGAGGGGCTGCAGGCGCGCGTCCACGCGATCCTCGACCGGCACGGCTTCGAGTACGACCTCACCTGGTCGGTCAGCGGGCTGCCGTTCCTGACGCCGCGCGGCGAACTGTCGGGCGCGCTGGAGCAGGCGATCCTCGCCGAGACCGGCGTGACCACCGAGCTGTCGACCACCGGCGGCACCTCCGACGGCCGCTTCATCGCGCGGATCTGCCCGCAGGTGATCGAGTTCGGCCCGCCGAACGGCTCGATCCACAAGATCGACGAGCACATCGAGGTGCGCTTCGTCGACCCGCTCAAGAACGTGTACCGCCGCGTGCTCGAACAACTGATCGCCTGACGGAGCCGCCATGACGACCCTCGCGCCCACCATGCCCACCACGCCGTTCCAGACCATCCGCGACCTGATCCGCTACGCGGTCACGCGCTTCTCGGCCGCGCAGCTCGCGTTCGGCCACGGCTCGGACAACGCCTACGACGAAGCCGTCTACCTGGTGCTGCACACGCTGCACCTGCCGCTCGACACGCTCGAACCGTTCCTCGACGCGCGCCTGCTGGCCGACGAGATCGACGCGGTACTGCAGCGCATCGAGCGCCGCACCAGCGAGCGCCTGCCGGCCGCCTACCTGACCAACGAGGCGTGGATGCACGGCCACCGCTTCTATGTCGACGAACGCGTGATCGTGCCGCGCTCGTTCATCGGCGAGCTGCTCGACGACGGCCTGCAGCCCTACGTGGCCGACCCCGAGCACGTCGGCGCCGTGCTCGAGCTCTGCACCGGCTCGGGCTGCCTCGCGGTGCTCGCGGCCGAGGCGTTCCCGAACGCCGACGTCGACGCGGTCGACCTGTCCGAGGACGCGCTCGCCGTCGCCGAGATCAACGTGACCGACTACGGGCTCGACCACCGCATCGCGCTGCACCACGGCGACCTCTACGCGCCGCTGCCCGTCGAACGGCTCGCCGAGCCGGAGCTGCGCTACGACGTGATCCTGAGCAATCCGCCCTACGTGAACGCCGATTCGATGGCCGCGCTGCCGGACGAGTACCGCCACGAGCCCGAAATGGCGCTGGCGGGCGGCGACGACGGCATGGACGTGGTGCGCCGGATCCTGCGCGACGCGAAGAAGTGGCTGAAGGACGACGGCGTGCTGGTGGTCGAGATCGGCAACGAGCGGCCGCACGTCGAGGCCGCGTTCGGCGGGCTCGACCTGATCTGGCTGCCGACCAGCGCCGGCGACGACTGCGTGTTCCTGATCCACGCCGCCGACCTGCCGCATTCGGCGTAAGGGCGGGCCGGGCAGCCACGCGGCCGAATTCGGGCACCGGCCGCACCGGAGCCGGGCGAAAACCGCTCGCGCCGGCTGCCTCGGGCGCCCGGCGCGGGCCTCGCGGTCCGCGCAACTCGCGCCGGCCGCCCCGGTTCGATAAGATGCAGGACCGGCGGCCGCATCCCGCGGCCCGCCGCGAACCATCGGACTTCCACGCCTCGATGCAACTCGACTGGCTCCATCTCGGCACTCTCGTCGCGCTCGCCCACATTCTCGGGCTGATCGCGGCGTGCCACGCGATCCTCAACACCCGCACCTCGCAGGGTGCGATCGCCTGGGCCGTCTCGCTGACCGCGATGCCGTACCTGACGCTGATTCCCTACCTGTTCCTCGGCCGCAGCAAGTTCTCCGGCTACGTGGACGCGCGCCGCCACGAGACGGCCGCGCTGCGCACGCGCTCGCGGCCCTCGGGCTGGGACACGCACGGCAGCTCGCTCGGCACGCCGGCCGACACGCTCGGCCTCGCGCCGGTGCGCGCGCTGACCCACCTCGGCGGCATGCCGTTCGTGGGCGGCAACGTGGTGCGGCTGCTGGTGAACGGCGAGGCGACGTTCTCGGCGATCCTCACGGCGATCGAGGCCGCGCGCCATTACGTGATCGTGCAGTTCTTCATCGTGCGCGACGACACGCTCGGCGAGATGCTGCGCGACGCGCTGCTCGCCTGCGCCGCGCGCGGCGTGCGCTGCTACCTGCTGTACGACAGCATCGGCAGCTTCGACCTGCCGCACGCCTACGTGAACCGGCTGCGCGCGGGCGGCGTCGAGGTCCATCCGTTCGCCACCAACAAGCAGTTCGTCAACCGCTTCCAGCTCAACTTCCGCAATCACCGCAAGATCGTGGTGGTGGACGGCGAATGCGCGTTCGTGGGTGGTCACAACGTGGGCGTCGAGTATCTCGGCGCGAACCCGCCGCTCTCGCCGTGGCGCGACACGCACATCGAGCTGCGCGGGCCGGTGGTGGCCAACATCCAGTACGTGTTCGCGGAGGACTGGCACTGGGCCACCCAGTCGCTGCCGGCCGCGCCGCCGCCGCCGCGCGCGGTGCCCGACGAGGACATGCACTGCCTGGTGGTGCCGATGGGGCCGGCCGACAAGCAGGAAACCGGCTCGCTGTTCTTCGTCGAGGTGATCCACGCCGCCCGCGAGCGGGTCTGGATCACCACGCCCTACCTGGTGCCGGACGAGGCCGTGATCGCGGCGCTCAAGCTCGCGGTGATGCGCGGCGTGGACGTGCGGATCCTGATCCCGATCCGGCGCGATCACTACGTGGTGTTCGAGGCCTCGAAGCTCTACGCGCGCGACCTGGTGGACGCCGGCGTGCGGATCTTCCGATACCGGCCCGGCTTCCTCCACCAGAAGGTGGTGCTGATCGACGGCACGGCCGCCGCGATCGGCAGCGCGAACCTCGACAACCGTTCGTTCCGCCTCAACTTCGAGATCATGGTGCTGACCGTGGACGCCGGCTTCGCGGCCGACGTCGACGCGATGCTCACGGCCGACTTCGCCTGCGCCGACGAGGTCGATCGCGGCGAGATCGAGCGCGCGGGCGCCTGGCGGCGCATGCTGATGCACGTCGCGCGGCTGTTCTCGCCGATCCTCTGACCGAGACCGGCCCCGGCGCCGCGCCGCCGGCCGCGCTCACAGCAGCTTTTCGATGTCCTCGGCGATCTCGTCGGGCTTGGTCTGCGGCGCGTAGCGCTTGACGACGTCGCCGCTACGGTCGACCAGGAATTTCGTGAAGTTCCACTTGATCATCTTGGTGCCGAGCAGGCCCGGCGCCTCGTCGGTCAGATAGCGGAACAGCGGATGCGCATGCTCGCCCTTCACGTCGATCTTCTCGAACAACGGGAACGTGACGCCGAAGCGCTGCTCGCAGAACGCGCCGATCTGCGCGGCGTCGCCAGGCTCCTGGCCGCCGAACTGGTTGCACGGGAAGCCGAGCACGGCGAGCCCGCGCGCGCCGAAGCGCTCGTGCAGTTGCTGCAGGCCCGCGTACTGCGGCGTGAACCCGCATTCGCTCGCGGTGTTGACGATCAAGAGCACCTGGCCGCGATAGGCGTCGAGCGAGACCTCGCCGCCGCCGAGCGCGTTCGCGCTGAAT
The genomic region above belongs to Burkholderia plantarii and contains:
- the smc gene encoding chromosome segregation protein SMC; the protein is MRLSSIKLAGFKSFVDPTHFQVPGQLVGVVGPNGCGKSNIIDAVRWVLGESRASELRGESMQDVIFNGSTARKPGSRASVELIFDNSDGRAAGQWGQYGEIAVKRVLTRDGTSSYYINNLPARRRDIQDIFLGTGLGPRAYAIIGQGMIARIIEAKPEELRVFLEEAAGVSKYKERRRETENRLHDTRENLTRVEDIVRELGANLEKLEAQAVVATRYKELLADGEEKQRLLWLLRKNEAQGEQQKQQRAIEQAQIDLEAQTAKLREVEAQLETLRVANYAASDAMQGAQGSLYEANAEVSRLEAEIRFIVESRNRVQAQIAALTAQREQWQAQTQKAQDDLEEAEEARAIADEKAAMAEDDAAAKHDALPALEARWRDAQAQLNDERGRISQTEQALKLEAAHQRNADQQLMQLQQRHERLKSEAGGLDAPDEAQLEELRMQLAEQEEVLHDAQARLADAQEALPRLDAERRAAQERVQAESAQIHQLEARLAALRQLQDNVQTEGKVQPWLDRHELGALPRLWKKLHVEAGWETALEAVLRERLAALEVSNLDWVKAFATDAPPAKLAFFSPPPAGEPLAAPAGLRPLLSLVRIDDAGLRAVLNDWLGSVFIADDLGQALAARAQLPAGGAYVVKAGHVVTRSGVQLYAADSEQAGMLARQQEIENLGRQVRAQALLADEAKTAAVRAEAAHTQAATALGELRGAADRATQRVHALQMDVLKLAQAHERYTQRSTQIREELEEIGAQIDEQRALRAESEANFERHDGELAELQAKFEDNQLAFEALDEQLSTARQHARDLERAANDARFAARNSATRIDELKRTIQIAHDQIERVAASLEDARAELETINEQTAHTGLQDALEIRAAKEAALGAARLELDDLTAKLRAADEQRLVAERSLQPLRDRITELQLKEQAARLSAEQFGEQLAAAGVDEAALLPKLTPDLKPSYLQGEVTRLNNAITALGPVNMAALDELAAASERKVFLDAQSADLLSAITTLEDAIHKIDQETRTLLQGTFDEVNHHFSDLFPKLFGGGQARLIMTGDEILDAGVQVMAQPPGKKNATIHLLSGGEKALTATALVFAMFQLNPAPFCLLDEVDAPLDDANTERFANLVRAMSDKTQFLFISHNKIAMEMAQQLIGVTMQEQGVSRIVAVDMETAAGFAQNLN
- a CDS encoding DMT family transporter, yielding MTGNQRSALPTLAILVGASVWGVVWYPLRLLAGQGLTGTAAGALTCLCSCLFVVVWRRRSLRTLRWHWLLLALGVASGITNLGFVWGTIHGQVLRVMLLFYLTPAWTAIYAHFLLRDRLTWATAALAALSISGAMLMLWSPGLGLPLPSSPAEWAGLAAGLSFAMGNVLSVRISRDLPELRPEMRTATLFAGGAAFSFAAMFVEGLPPLPAPHALGAALGIAAAIGVATALNNVLVQYGLARVPANRASIIMLFEIVVTALSAWLFAGELPGAREWAGGACIVVATLLSSRVHKAPARDADGRDGARAMV
- the dapC gene encoding succinyldiaminopimelate transaminase, translating into MNPRLDTLQPYPFEKLRALFKDVTPSAAFPAISFGIGEPKHPTPALIREAVIGALDGLASYPATAGSEPLRAAIARWVERRYGLPAVDAANEVLPVSGSREALFSLAQAVIDATPRADGKSAIVLCPNPFYQIYEGAALLAGAEPWFVNSDPARNFAPDFSTVPDDIWARTQLLFVCSPGNPTGAVLTLDDWRELFALSDRHGFVIASDECYSEIYFDEAAPPLGGLDAARRLGRGFERLVMLSSLSKRSNVPGMRSGFVAGDAAILKRFLLYRTYHGAALSPVWQRASVVAWEDEAHVQENRALYARKFNTVTPMLAEVLDVALPDAAFYLWANVARTGLSDTEFARRLYADYNVTVLPGSFLARDAHGTNPGRDFVRIALVAGTAECVEGARRIVDFCRGLAR
- the dapD gene encoding 2,3,4,5-tetrahydropyridine-2,6-dicarboxylate N-succinyltransferase, with amino-acid sequence MSQQLQQIIDNAWENRADLSPKAAPAEVREAVAHAIEQLDRGALRVAEKQGGDWIVHQWLKKAVLLSFRLEDNAPMPAGGYSQFYDKVPSKFAGYTAEDFAAGGFRVVPPAVARRGSFIAKNVVLMPSYTNIGAYVDEGTMVDTWATVGSCAQIGKNVHLSGGVGIGGVLEPLQANPVIIEDNCFIGARSEVVEGVIVEENSVISMGVYLGQSTKIYDRETGEISYGRIPAGSVVVAGNLPSKDGSHSLYCAVIVKKVDAKTRAKVGLNELLRGD
- a CDS encoding ArsC family reductase, encoding MTTVVYGIPNCDTVKKARTWLDDHDVAFDFHDFRKDGLTEAVVKGWLKDVPLEVLVNRRGTTWRGLPDDVKAAADSEAGAIALMLDKPSVIKRPVIVVDGRVKTVGFVADQYAALFAA
- the dapE gene encoding succinyl-diaminopimelate desuccinylase, translated to MSATLALTEQLIARPSVTPDDQHCQQIMIERLAAIGFDCETLASNGVTNLWAVKRGTDARDGKLLAFAGHTDVVPTGPLEQWTSPPFIPAHRDGKLYGRGAADMKTSLAGFVVASEEFVAAHPNHRGSIAMLITSDEEGPATDGTVKVIEALTARGERLDYCIVGEPTSSATLGDMVKNGRRGSMSGELVVKGVQGHIAYPHLAKNPIHLLAPALAELAAERWDDGNEYFPPTTWQVSNLHGGTGATNVIPGHVTLLFNFRFSTASTVEGLQARVHAILDRHGFEYDLTWSVSGLPFLTPRGELSGALEQAILAETGVTTELSTTGGTSDGRFIARICPQVIEFGPPNGSIHKIDEHIEVRFVDPLKNVYRRVLEQLIA
- the prmB gene encoding 50S ribosomal protein L3 N(5)-glutamine methyltransferase is translated as MTTLAPTMPTTPFQTIRDLIRYAVTRFSAAQLAFGHGSDNAYDEAVYLVLHTLHLPLDTLEPFLDARLLADEIDAVLQRIERRTSERLPAAYLTNEAWMHGHRFYVDERVIVPRSFIGELLDDGLQPYVADPEHVGAVLELCTGSGCLAVLAAEAFPNADVDAVDLSEDALAVAEINVTDYGLDHRIALHHGDLYAPLPVERLAEPELRYDVILSNPPYVNADSMAALPDEYRHEPEMALAGGDDGMDVVRRILRDAKKWLKDDGVLVVEIGNERPHVEAAFGGLDLIWLPTSAGDDCVFLIHAADLPHSA
- the cls gene encoding cardiolipin synthase; the protein is MQLDWLHLGTLVALAHILGLIAACHAILNTRTSQGAIAWAVSLTAMPYLTLIPYLFLGRSKFSGYVDARRHETAALRTRSRPSGWDTHGSSLGTPADTLGLAPVRALTHLGGMPFVGGNVVRLLVNGEATFSAILTAIEAARHYVIVQFFIVRDDTLGEMLRDALLACAARGVRCYLLYDSIGSFDLPHAYVNRLRAGGVEVHPFATNKQFVNRFQLNFRNHRKIVVVDGECAFVGGHNVGVEYLGANPPLSPWRDTHIELRGPVVANIQYVFAEDWHWATQSLPAAPPPPRAVPDEDMHCLVVPMGPADKQETGSLFFVEVIHAARERVWITTPYLVPDEAVIAALKLAVMRGVDVRILIPIRRDHYVVFEASKLYARDLVDAGVRIFRYRPGFLHQKVVLIDGTAAAIGSANLDNRSFRLNFEIMVLTVDAGFAADVDAMLTADFACADEVDRGEIERAGAWRRMLMHVARLFSPIL